Genomic window (Leptospira kirschneri serovar Cynopteri str. 3522 CT):
GAAATGTGGCCTAAGGCTTTAAAGTCTCTTAAAGATTTGTGTGAAAGGTAGTTTATCAACACTCTATTTTTGATGTATAAATTTATTGATTGGATTCTTGATTCTATAGTTTCCAAGTAATTTTAGAAAGCTCAAACTTAGGTTCAATAGAATCTAAATAAAATTAGAATATTCGACTGAACCTGAATGGAACACTTTGAATTTAGGTGTAAATTAATTTCTATGAAAGGTATCCTTCCTAATTAAAAGTTTACTTTATCAAAATCAAACTATCTTGAGTTTTGTACATTCGTGGTTCAGAATAAAAATGAAACTTACTAGAACGGAACTCATCGAAATTTTAGACAACTTTCAAAAAAATGTATTAAAACCTTGCGACGTTTCAGTAGAAAGTCTGTTTTTTGAAAACGAAGGTTCCGATTATGGAGCCTGTAATTTTAAATTAAAAAAATGGAAGGTCACTTTCCGTGTCGCAAAAATCACACCTAAAAAAGTAGGACAGTTTGTGACTCTATGGAAGCGGAACGTTCAAGGCCAGATCCAGCCCTACGATATTCAAGACGGGATCGATTATTTTATCATATTCATATATGATAAAAATCATACAGGACAGTTTATATTTACGAAAGATGTTTTACTTCGACAAGGAATTCTAAATGGAAATAAGGAAGGGAAGTTAGGATTTAGGGTTTATCCTTCTTGGGATGTTCCTTACAATCAGCAGGCTAAAAAAACTCAGAAGTGGCAGTTGGAATATTTTTTAGAAAATCTTAAAAAGGATTCGAACAAAGCGGATCGTGTAAAACATTTTTTAAAACTGTGATTTTATCTTTAGAATTTTGAATAAGACTTCAAAAATCAGATCGATTGAATCACAATATTTAAAAAACAAGTTCGATTTTGAATAACCAATAGAATCGATTTTTTGGAATTTATAATTTTAATCGACGTGATGATTCTTGAAACGAAAGGAGAACTAAAAATAACCGTTTGACAGACTGGTTTTGCGGATTGGAATGGAATCGGAGTGTAGGTTTGGAATCTAAAGAATCTTCAAAAAAAAAATCGGGTTGGTTGCTTTATATCGCAGCCGGAATTCTATTATTTTCAGCTCTTATTTTTTTAATCGGTAAATTCAATCGAACCGGACTGGAAGAGAAAATTGCGGCCGGTAAACCGATCTATTTTTTATTTCACGCGATGGGCGATTCCGAGGAATACGAGTTCGGTCTTTTAGCGACTCTTTTTCCGTCTAACAACCGTTGTGCGTTATACTTCATTCATCCGATCACTTCGTTTGACGACCCGGACGATTCTTTAGATCTTCTCAAGTCCGGAGCCAAATCTTCGGTCAAAAGTGCGGTCACCGATTTGATCGACACAAAACCTCATTATACGATTTCCATTTCTTCTTCTCAATGGATTCGAATCGTGGATCTTTTAGGCGGTTTAGACGTTTATACCGACAATAAAACCGTTCGTAGTTCTTCGGAGTACAATCGAGAGCCCGGGGTTTATACTATGTCCGGACAAGATGTCTACGACTACACGAGTAAGATAGATAAAAAAGAAACTTTGGATTACTTAGAAAGAATCAGTCGTCAAGAAAGTGTGGTGCTGACTCTTTACGAAACTCTTTCTCAAAAAAAAGAATTCTTAACTACACCTCTTCTGATTTTTGCACACAGTCTGATCGAATCCGATCTTTCCAAAGAAGATTTTTTAAGTCTGATCAAGTTTGTCAATTCCAGAAGAATTCAATTTGGAATTTCGGAACTTCCAGGCGAACCGATGAACGATCCTAAAACGAAGAAACTCTATCTAAAAACAGATATTACAAGAGCAAGGGTCGCTTTTCGTAAGTTTTCAAAGGATATGAATTCTGACGTTTTTACGGACGCGGAGTTTGCAAGGACAGAAGTGTTAAACGGAACTGAAGTGGCTGGACTTGCAAAAGACGTTCGTGGAATTCTTTCGGATAAAAGAATTAAAGTTCTCGCGGCGGATAATGCTTGGAAAAAAGGATTTCCTAAAACTGTGGTGATCGATCGTTCCGGTAACACAGCGATCATGGATCGTATTTCAACCGTATTAGAAAAAGTTGAAGTTCATCACGTACTCAGAAAGGATCTGGGCTTAGATGCTACAGTTGTAGTAGGCTCTGATTACGAACCTAGAAAATAAAAATTCATGAATCCTACCCATAAACAAAACCCTACTACCGAAGAAATTCTTCGGATCATACGAGATATAATGACGGATAAAAAGTGCGAAGAAATAAGCATTTTAAATCTTGAAAGTGTAAACAGTTATCTGAGTTATTTTGTCATTTGTACAGTCAACTCTGCAGTTCAAGCCAACGCGGTTGCAAGAGAAGTTAGAAAAACATTAAAAGAATATAAACTTTCGCACAAAGAAGCGGATAAAACCGGAACGTCCACAACTTCCGGTTGGACTCTTTTAGATTTCGGAGAAATTATCGTTCATATCATGACTCCGGAAAAAAGAGAATATTATAATTTAGATAGGCTCTGGCGGGACGCCAAGAGAATCGAACTCTAAAAGGAGCGCCGTTTTTTAAATCGGTCTATCAAAGATGATTTTCAACTCGGCCGTTTTTATTTATTTCTTTTTAGTCGTATTAGCTTTTTGTTATTTTTTTGCCGTTAGAAAAACTTCCAGAACAATCCAGAATTTATTTTTACTCATCGCTTCCTACGTATTTTACGGATGGTGGGATTGGATCTTTTTGGTTCTAATCATATTTGTATCCGTTTCCAATTTTTACATCGCTCTTCTGATGGAGCAAAAAGAGTCGATCAGGGGTCGCCTTTTGTTTTTGGCTATTGTGATTGATATGGGGATGTTGGGTTTTTTCAAATATTATAATTTTTTTATAGAGAATCTAAGTGCGATTTTAAAAACCTCTGTTGCGTTTTTGGGTGCACAGGATTCTACACTTTTTAGGGATGATATATTTCTTCAAATTATACTTCCGGTGGGAATCAGTTTTTTTACGTTCCAAACCCTTTCCTACGTGATCGACGTATATTTTCGTAAACTCAAAGCAGAAACCAATCTGATGGACTTTTGTCTTTTTGTCTGTTTTTTCCCGCAACTAGTCGCGGGGCCGATCGAAAGGGCGGGAGATCTTCTTCCCCAAATTAAAAAGGATAGAAAGATAGATTTAGATCTTTTTTACAAGGGTTGTCTTTTGATTCTTGTGGGTTATTATATGAAAACCTACGTGGCGGATAATCTCGCGGAACTTGCGGATTTAGTGTTGCTCGAAAGTCCCGGACTTTATAAATCCAATCCGGAACTTGCGGGAGGACATTCCGCTATTCACACGGTTCTTGCGTTATGCGCGTTTATCTTTCAGATTTATTGCGACTTTGCCGGATATTCTTATATCGCAAGGGGTTGTGCTTTTCTTTTGGGATTTCATCTGAGCGAAAATTTCATCACTCCTGAGTTCAGCGTAAATTTTAGAGAACTTTTTCGCAGGTGGCACATTACTCTCAATCGTTGGTTTACAGACTACGTCTATATACCGTTAGGCGGAAGTAAAGTCAGTAAATTTTATAATTATAGAAATCTGTTTTTAATATTCGGGCTTTCCGGAATCTGGCACGGTGCGAGTTGGAATTTTGCACTTTGGGGACTTTGTTGCGGACTTTATATCGTACTTTATATGGTTTTTAGGGAACCTTTTGAAAAGCTTAAGATTTTCGTAAAATTCAAATTTACTTTTTTAAATCGTCCCTTTTTTACGAAGGGATTTTTCTTTTGGTCTTGTTTTTTTACCATGTTCATGTTTGCCATGTCTTCTATATTTTTTAGAAGTTACGATGGAAATCACGTAAAGATATTATTTACCAACATCGTGGAGAATTTTTTCATCCTCAAAGGACCAAACGATCAAATCGGTGTTTCCAATTATCTTACCGAGATATTAAAATTAATCGGACCTCTTTTGGTATGGGACTACTTTCATTATAAAAATAATTCAGCTTTTTTTATATTCGAAAAACCTATACTAGTAAGGGTACTTACGTATTTATTTTTCTTTTATTGTATAGTTTTAAAAGGTGTGTTTGGTAAAAATGTCATTTACTTCGCTTTTTAAAAATAAGGTAGTATTGATTTTGTTGATGGTTTTGGTTTCGGTAGAAATCATCGCCAAGTTTACAGAGATCTATTTTTACGAACACACTGAAGTTTTTTTAGTTAATAACGTACGAAAAAAGATGGAGTCCGGAGTTTTGGACTACAAAGGACTTGTATTTGGCGATTCCAGAAGTATGTCTCTGATACCTTCTCGAGAATCGAAAGTTTATAATTTTAGTCTACCCGCAATGGGAGCAAGATACTACTCCTATTATTTAAAGAAGTATCTAGACGCGGGAAATCAAAAGCCGGAATTTATACTTTTCGCTTCCAGCCCTGGATTGATTTCCGGAGGTTACGGGGATCCGATCGTAGATCCAAGTCTTGTAAAATACGTTCAACCAAATATGAGTCTTTTGGAATATTTGAAAAATAGATTTTTTGCCGGTTTAACATATAATAATTTTGTAATGGATGGAGTTTCGACAAATGCGCGAAAAACTGCATCCGAAATCAATTGGAAGTTTTTCTCTCATAGGATTCTTCATTTGTTTTCCATAGGAGAAATGTTCGAACAATATAAGGGCCCTGAGTTAGTTTACGTATTGTCCGCTTCGGTTCCGAATTTATTTTCCACGTATCGTTATCGTAAAGCGCTTTTGAATGTGTTTTCTTATGAAAATTATAAAAACGCCGAAGCGACTATGAAATTAAATTGTGGATGTGAGGAATTGTACATTCCCAGTTGTATGCCTCCTGAAAGTAATTTTAGGGACAATCGATGGATTGCGGAAAAGCTAAATTTTCAAAACGGAGGATTGAATATCTCCGATCGAATCAAACCTCAACACGCGATACTTTATCAGATGAGTCGGGAAAAACTGAAAGAGGAAACTCTCGCTCCTTACGGGACGGAGCCCGTTTTTGATTTTAGCGCGTTTGAGGATTTTCTGAAATACGCAGAAACTCAAAACATAGACGTTTATTATATCGTAATGCCTTTTCCGGAGTATATCGAACCGACTGGATATTTTTCGAAATTTTGGAACGCTTTTGAACCTCTTAAAACAAAATATCCTCATTTAAAAGTATTAAAGTTTGAAAAACAGTTTATGAAACCTGAATATTATTCGGATCAGATTCATCTCAATTGTCAGGGTGCAAAAGTAGTAAACGAGATGTTTCGTAAATTAGGTTATTAATTTAATGTGAGTTGCCGTAAGAAAAAATTTCCTAAAAGTAGTAGTTCTTACAATTTTAGAATTTGTTCGTAAAATCATGATTTATGAGAGTTCCCACATCATTTTACAGACGAACCTAAGTTTTGTGTGAGTTCCCACATTAAAAGAATCGATCTGTAAAGTTCAGATTTCAACTTTTTCAGAATCATGAGTTTCTTACGTAGAATTCACCTTAATTTAAATTCATATATTAGAGTTTTATAAATTTTAATTTAAGGGTTTGAGTTTGTAATAGCTTCCGCATTTTCAGGATTTTACAGTAAAATGTGAAATTTGTGAGAGTTCCCACAAATTAAGTCTCATTTGGAGTTCATTCTATTTTTTGAAAGTTCTTGTTTTGTAAAAAAGTAATAGTTCCTACATTCAAATTTTATATGAACGATTATGGAAATGTGGGAACTACCACGTGTTGTTGAATCTAAAAAAGTGAATTGGGATTTGCAAAAAAGAACAAGTTCAAAAAGAAATTTTTTGAAGAAATTGCAATTACTTCAAACAACGAACTCCGGCGTAATTGCTAAGATGATCCCAGCGGATTTCACCTTTAAATACATCCAAGTTATAGGCGCCGTTTTCACCGATAGAGATCGTGGAAGACCAATACCTTTTGTCGGAATCGTTTTCAATCCAGGATTCTGTTTCACCACTTTCATACGAATCTTCTAATTCTTCAATGCTCGGAAGTCTAAGATCTCTGGAGCTACAAATTTGGTTTGCTTGATACCAATTATAACTACCGTTAGAATGTTCCCAAAATTTTTCTTTTTGAGTGACGGATTTTTTGATCTTTTTTCTTTCAGAATTAAAATTTTGAATATTAGAAATTTCTTTTTTAGAATCTTTTAATTGAATCGTTTCGTTTTCGAAATGGATGGTGAAAAGTTTTTTAAGTTCTCTACTTGAATTTCCAACTTGAACCGTACTTTCTAAAATTTCCTTGAGTTTAGATTTAGCGGAACCCCAAAAAAGACCTGTTTTACTTTCCCAGTCCGCTCCGAGCAGATGGCTATTTACAATCTGAGTAGGATTTTTAGTTTCTAAACCTTCATGCAAAAGTGAATTCAATTGAACTTGAAAAGAAATGGGAATTTTCAGTTTTTGGTTTACTCGTTTGATTTCTTTTTTGATTCTATCGATTTGAATCAGACTTGAAAATTCAGATTTTGCGAGAGTTGCTATTCCTTCCCGAAACGTTTCATGAATCTTATTTTGATGAGATTCTTTTTCGTCTTCCGTATCTGCCAAAGCTTCCGCAGTAAATTCTCTTTCGATAATAAGATAGATCGTTTCCAAACGATTGGATAAATGGGAACGTCCCGTTTTTTCAGAAGTTTCCGCTTTTTTTTCGATCGTTTCTCGAAACGATTGATAAGACCCGTTTGTTTTTTCCGGAAACTCTTTAAGAATATTTGAATATAGTTTAGAAGAAAGAGAAAAATCGAACTGAGAATAGGCCTTATCTGCTTCTTTTTCCTTTAAAGAGAATAGGGCAAGTTCTACTTTTTCTTTTCTTTCTTGAATACTTTGTAGAATTTGGAGTTGTCTGTATTTTTCAGGGACCTGAGAGGAATATTCCTTTAAAAGAGAATGATAATCGGAAAGACGTTTTTCTAAATCTTCCGGGTTCGAATCGAAAAGATTACGATCTAGATTGTTTATCTTTTCCTTATATTCTAAACTATAATTATTTGTGATACTCGTTTGAATTTCCCGAACAAAAGGTTCTAATTTTTTCAGAGACTCTGACGAAAGGCGTTCGTTAAACGCGTTTAAGATCCGATTGTAGATCTCGGTGGATTCTGTATATTCTTTAGAATGACTGTGTTGGACCGCCTTATTCAGTTCTTCTTTGATTTCTTCTAAAACTCCAGTTAAAATTTTATCGGAGGTTTTAAATTCCATAGAATTAAGATTAGTTCCTGGAACCGGTTTGATTTTTAAAAATGTTACGCTAAGATTTCCGTTTGTAGAAGCGGGAACCTTGTGAGGATCGAGATTGTATTGAAGGTCTAAAAGTTTTTTACCTGATTCTCCGGCGTAGTAGTCTAAAAGAAATTCTGGAAATTCCATTTGAAACGTAGACTTGATAGAGTAGTTTAGATTTTTTGAATCTCTGATCTGATTTCGTAAAGACACATAGACAAGACCGTTTTGAGAAGAGATCGTACCGGAAATTACTTCGTTAGCGTCGATCGCGTCTGCGATCTGTTTCATACAAATTTCATCCGAACAATCCATCTTCTGAAGGGTTTCCACTTGTTTTAAAAGAATCGATAGGGAATCGTCATCTACGATTGTATATTTACCTTCGAAGTTTCTAAGAATAGAATTGATAATTCCATTTCGAAACCTGTTTTCCAAACCGTAGTTTAGATTACCCTCTGTCGACAGTTTATGGATGTAAATTTTAGAATGTTTGTTTTGTGCAAAAACTCTGATAGGAAACCAGAGTAAAAAAAGAAGAAGTAAAAGATAACCGAAGCGCATCGAAATGATCCTAAACGAATATATCTCAAAACAGTTATAAAACTTCGTTTGATTCCTTTTCAGAATTTTTTAATATTCAACAATTAAGAACTGAACTCAATCGAAAAGTAAACAATTATTTGAAGTCTTAAAAATAGTATTTACAATCTTTTTGAACGAAAACGATTAGAATTTCGGAAACTAAAACCAATGTATAAATACCCAAAAAAGAAGACGTCAATGGAATTTTTCGTGAAATTCTTTTATAAGAAGTATATTTTCTTAATTTTTATTTTGCCATTAGACGCAACCTTTTCAGAACCTTTAGACAATTTTGCGTTTTATAATCTTAAGGAAGAAAGGGTCGTTCTTTCCGATTTTTTAAAAAAGTTTTCTGCAAAAGACATTTTGATACTTAATTTTACTGGTTCTCGATGTAAACCTTGTAAAGAGCAAGTTCCGATTCTTTTAGATCTTGTAAAAAAGACAAACATAGAGATGGCCGGAAGGTGGAAGTTGTTTTTTTGGATCGTATTTGTAGGAGATGATTTTCAAACCGGAAAAGAATATTCAAATTTACTAAATCTATCAAATAACGCGGAAACGATGGTGGATCCGTTATCTTCTAGTTATAAACAAGTCAAAATTGTTGGTTTGCCCACCGTTTTCATTTTGAATTCGCAACGGGAGATTCTATTAAAAACGGAAGGATATAATCAATCCGGAATGAATGACTTGAAAAAATTTTTATCTTCTTGGGGAAAGTAGGATCAAATTTTAATATTATTTTCTCGAATGTAGGAATGCCAGAGCAACATGGTGGCGATCGAGCGGAACGGTTTCCAAGATTTAGAAAGAAACAGTATTTGATCCCTAGAAGTATTTGCAGGCAAATTTTTGATTTTTTTTAGGGATTGAACCGCCGCTAAATCTCCGAGTGGAAAAATATCCGCTCGGTGCAAAGCCATAATTAGAAAAATATCCACGGTCCAATTTCCGATTCCCTTTACGGCTATCAGATCCTTACGAATTTTCTGATCCGATTTAGAGATCAAATTGCCAAGTATGAGTCGTTTGGAAAAAACGAACTCCGCAAGATCTCTTACATAACCGGTTTTTTGTCTACTGAAATAACATTCTCTTAATTCTATGTCGCTTAACAAAAGTATCTTTGGAGCGGTTACGGAGCCAATTTTATTTTTCAGTTTTACCAATGCCGCCTTTGCGGAAGCAAGAGAAACTTGTTGTTCTAATATGATGTGAACTAAGGTTTCAAAATTTGGTTTACGACTCCAAAAAGGAGGATAACCGTATTTTAGAAGAATTGAATGTAAGTCCCGATCCTTTTGGCAAAGTAGATCGCAGATGGAATGAAATTCTTTCTTTTCGAATTTTAAGATTTTATCTTTCAAATTTAATATCTTCTTTTAGAAAACACTATAGGATTTGTCCTTGCGATCACAACACGATTAAAAAGATTTTTATCTGTAGTTTTTCGGAATATATCAAAATTTTAGCAGATCTGCGTTTCGTTTTTAATTTGGCGGTTGGATGGAATTGCTCAAGGAATAATTTTTTCGTTGTCAAAAGACTTAGAGTTCATTGGGTGGAGTTATGAATCATAGACGCCCCGCAGCCTTGGGTTTTATTTTTGTAACCATTTTAATCGATGTAATCGGATTTGGAATTATCATTCCAGTTTTACCAAAGCTCATTCAGGAATTGACTCATGGAACATTGAGCGAAGCCGCGTGGTATGGCGGACTTTTGATGTTTGCGTATTCGTTTGTACAATTTGTTTGTGCTCCGTTTGTAGGCGGATTGAGTGATCGATACGGAAGAAGACCGATACTACTCGCGTCTCTTTTCGGTTTTACGTTGGATTATTTATTCTTAGCTTTTGCACCTTCCATCTTTTGGTTGTTTGTCGGAAGAGTTCTAGCGGGAATCATGGGAGCGAGTTTTACGACTGGTTATGCCTATATCGCCGATATTAGTCCTCCTGAAAAAAGGGCGCAGAATTTTGGAATTTTAGGGGCGGCGTTTGGATTTGGATTTATTATAGGGCCGGTGATCGGAGGTGTTCTAGGGCAATACGGTTCCAGAGCTCCGTTTTTAGCCGCGGCTGCGCTTACTCTTATAAATTGTTTATTTGGTTTTTTTATTTTGCCTGAGTCTTTAACTCCGGAAAATAAAAGAAAATTTGAATGGCAAAAAGCAAATCCGATCGGATCTCTTATCAGTTTGAAACGTTATCCAATGATTATAGGATTAGTAGTTGCATTTTTTCTAATGAACGTAGCGGCTCACTCGGTACAGGGAACTTGGAACTATTATACAATGGAAAAATTTCAATGGAACGAGGCGATGGTGGGTTATTCTCTAGGAGTTGTAGGTCTCGTTTATGCGATCACACAAGGCGGATTGATCAGGATCATTCTTCCGGCGTTGGGACAGAATAAAAGTATTTATCTGGGGCTGGCGCTCAGTGGATTAGGATATGCGTTATTCGCTCTTGCAACACAAAGTTGGATGATGTTTGTATTTTTAGTACCTTATTGTTTGGGAGGAATTGCAATGCCGCCTCTTCAAGGAATCATGTCTTCCCAAGTTCCGCCAAACGAACAAGGAGAATTACAAGGAGCCCTTACTAGTTTGATGAGTGTAACCGCTATCCTGGGGCCGATTTTAATGACAGGACTGTTCTCCTATTTTACCGCAAAAGGAACTCCTGTTTATTCTCCAGAGGCACCTTTATGGATGGGAACTGTATTGACGGCTGCGAGTCTTTGGATTACGGTCGGATCTCTTAGAAAACATCATTCGGAATGATCTTAAGGCTTCCGATGGTTTTTCAAAAATAAATTCTAAACTACTTTTTCTATAGGATTTAATCTTTACAAAATTATTTTAGTTTTTTATAATAAACTTATGAAAGTGATTTCGGCGGTAATCAAAGATTTAGGTGAAAATTTTCGGGTTCGAAGAATACTCCCTTCTATAGAAGCGCGCCACGTAGGCCCGTTTGTATTTGTGGACCATATGGGACCAGTCTCCATTCAAACCGGAAAAGAACTAACGGTTCGTTCACATCCTCATATCGGATTGGCTACGATCACTTATCTTTATGATGGAGTCATACTTCATCGAGATAGTATTGGAACCGAAATGAAAATTCGTCCCTATGAAGTCAATTGGATGACGGCGGGTTCTGGAATTGCACATAGTGAACGATCTCAATTGGATCTACAATATCCTATCTTAGAAGGAATACAAACTTGGGTGGCGCTTCCTAAGGAGTCGGAAGAAGTAGAGCCCGAATTTTTTCATCTAGATAAAAATGAAATTCCTGTGATCTCTGAAAAGGATTGGGAGTTGAGATTGGCCGCAGGGGAATTTTTAGGTAAACGTTCTCCCGTAAAAGTATATTCGACTCTTTTTTATGCCGACTTAGAAGTACGGGCGGGAGGAGAAGGAAAATGGAATATACCTAACGATCAAGAGTCTGCATTGTATGTGGCGCGAGGAAGTTTAGAAGTTCAAGGCCAGAAAATTCAAATGGGAAATATGGCCGTATTTGATTTAGGAGAAACGGTTTCTTTTTATTCCGAGGAAGGAAGTCGTTCGATTCTTTTGGGAGGGGTTCCATTTCCAGAACGTAGACATCTTTGGTGGAATTTTGTATCCACTTCTTTAGAAAGAATTGAAAAAGCAAAACTGGAATGGAAACAGGAACGTTTTCCGGCGGTTCCTGGCGAAACGGAAAGGATTCCTTTACCTGAATTTTAAATTAGAATATGATAATATTTTTTTAAACTTTGATTCTGTCTTTACTGATTCTTATAAAAAAGAGTGTTTAGACAAAATGGCGCCCTTCTGGGCTTAAAAACCGTGGTAGTTCCTACATCATTTTACGGACAAACCTAAGTTTTGTGAGAGTTCCCACATTTAAGAAATCGATCTACAAACTTCAGATTTCAACTTTTTTCAGAATCATGGGTTCCTTACGTTGAACTCACATTAACATAAGAATCGCTTTCACATTGGATTCTATCTAACTTATGTGAAACGGCACTTTATAATAAAGTTTTGGAGTATTATATAACTCTAAAGTATAATAAGCCGTTTTTATATGAAATAAAACGGCTTATTTTCTTTGTTTTTAAGGAGCTGAAAAATATCCCTCTAACGTAGTATCCGGACCCCAATTATCTCCATCTTTTTTGGTCAGATCGATCCAGACGGTTTGGGAATTACCGCTCGATATTAGGGCGTCTTGTAGTTTTTTATTTTCATAAGGAGTTGTGGGGGCGGCAAATTGATAACGACCCAAATTTGATTGAGAGTAAAAAAGACATGCGCTGCTACCATCTCTCCAAGGTCCTTGGCGATTGGAAGTTACGATCCAATTTCCGGTATCTCTTTCTTTACAAGCAAATTTAAGATTCATATCACAGTGATGAGTGGACCATCTTCCGTTTGCAGCGATTCGCACGCAATGTTCTTGATCTTCTCGATTGAGAGGCTGATTAGTAGCGGGATCCCAGGACCAAACTGCTTGTTTTGCAAAATCGGCGTTAAATTGATCAAATCCAAATAAGTTAACTTCACAAGAGAGCATGGATTGAATATTACTATTTGTGAATGAACCACCTCTATCGCTCGCATTTCTTGCGATCGTATCGTTGTAAACTCGAACTAAAGTACTATTATAGGTTTCTCTCGAAAAGTTACAATCCGGGTATCCTTTAAAACCGCTTGGTTGGAAAGATACAAAAGGATCTTTTCTAAAGTAAAATCCCCATGAATCTGAAACTTCCTGGTTATAGCAGTTATTGCTTGTTAAAAAAATTCGTCTATTGACTTTTACCATATCTCCCAACTTTGGTATGACACTAGGAGATTGATTGAGGCAGTTTCTCGATTGATGACGATACAACAAAGATCCCAGTTTGCTAGAAATTTTACTCATAAATTCAGAAACGTGTCCGTCAAAACGATCTTTGAAATAAAGAATCAATACCTCATTTTGATTTTCAGGTTTTTGAATCCATTGGCTGATTTCATTCAATCCAGCCTCAAGGGTAAGATCATAGGTATAACAACCAGTATGATTGTTTGGATTACTACCTCGGCAGAGAAGAAGTTCTTTATCGCCGCTTCTACCGTTTGTCCAATGAACTTCTAATTCTAGATAACGAGCGCCTAAACGAAGTTGATCTGTAATCGTATAAGTTTGATTGGATGGATTTCTTCGATAAGCACTACTATTGTAAGAATCGTGAGTTCCGAAAAAAAGAGCCCGATTTAACGGAAGATTCATACTGACTTGAACCTTTCTTTGTGCAGTAAGAGCTTTATTTTCTGGAGATCTTTCCAAGACATCGATGGGGTTTTCTCTTACTGCTCCTCTATTTGCATAGAGATTTTCTCCGAGTAAGAGAAAACTGATAAAGATCGTTAGAATTGTTTTCATTACTTTCACCTATTATAATATTTTTTTGCTTTTCTCTCAAAAAATTGATAGAGAGTTTGAATGATAAGAGTGAAAGTTTAAAACTTACTGATTTTTGACTTATAAAAATGACAAAATTGGAAATATTTTGTAGGTGTAGGAACTTACTTACTCGTTGAACGGTGAAAAGACGATTTTTTATAAAAATTAGAGTTGTTGAAAAATTCTATATTTCAGATTACTCATAACTATAAAATAAAATACCTAATATTTTACATAGAATCAGCGTTTTGTGATAGAATTAACCGGTACTCAATTTTATAGGAATCAGTAACAAAACTGCTTTAATTGACTGTTTCTATAAAATAGAAATATATGGAGAATTCATTTTTCAACAACTCTTTTCATAAAAAAGGAAAATCTTAATATTCTAATTTTTTAAATAAACTCGATAGTGTTATTTTTTATACTTTTTACTGCTGAAAATTATAGAATAAATCAACTCGAATTTACTATTACTCATAATTGTATAATAAAGTACCTAATATTTTGCATGGAATCAGTGTTTTGTGATAGAATTAACTGTACTCAATTTTATAGAGATCAGTAGAACGTATTAAAATAGTACTAAAAGTTCCGGAT
Coding sequences:
- a CDS encoding TlpA family protein disulfide reductase, producing the protein MEFFVKFFYKKYIFLIFILPLDATFSEPLDNFAFYNLKEERVVLSDFLKKFSAKDILILNFTGSRCKPCKEQVPILLDLVKKTNIEMAGRWKLFFWIVFVGDDFQTGKEYSNLLNLSNNAETMVDPLSSSYKQVKIVGLPTVFILNSQREILLKTEGYNQSGMNDLKKFLSSWGK
- a CDS encoding DNA-3-methyladenine glycosylase family protein — its product is MKDKILKFEKKEFHSICDLLCQKDRDLHSILLKYGYPPFWSRKPNFETLVHIILEQQVSLASAKAALVKLKNKIGSVTAPKILLLSDIELRECYFSRQKTGYVRDLAEFVFSKRLILGNLISKSDQKIRKDLIAVKGIGNWTVDIFLIMALHRADIFPLGDLAAVQSLKKIKNLPANTSRDQILFLSKSWKPFRSIATMLLWHSYIRENNIKI
- a CDS encoding TCR/Tet family MFS transporter, whose product is MNHRRPAALGFIFVTILIDVIGFGIIIPVLPKLIQELTHGTLSEAAWYGGLLMFAYSFVQFVCAPFVGGLSDRYGRRPILLASLFGFTLDYLFLAFAPSIFWLFVGRVLAGIMGASFTTGYAYIADISPPEKRAQNFGILGAAFGFGFIIGPVIGGVLGQYGSRAPFLAAAALTLINCLFGFFILPESLTPENKRKFEWQKANPIGSLISLKRYPMIIGLVVAFFLMNVAAHSVQGTWNYYTMEKFQWNEAMVGYSLGVVGLVYAITQGGLIRIILPALGQNKSIYLGLALSGLGYALFALATQSWMMFVFLVPYCLGGIAMPPLQGIMSSQVPPNEQGELQGALTSLMSVTAILGPILMTGLFSYFTAKGTPVYSPEAPLWMGTVLTAASLWITVGSLRKHHSE
- a CDS encoding pirin family protein, translating into MKVISAVIKDLGENFRVRRILPSIEARHVGPFVFVDHMGPVSIQTGKELTVRSHPHIGLATITYLYDGVILHRDSIGTEMKIRPYEVNWMTAGSGIAHSERSQLDLQYPILEGIQTWVALPKESEEVEPEFFHLDKNEIPVISEKDWELRLAAGEFLGKRSPVKVYSTLFYADLEVRAGGEGKWNIPNDQESALYVARGSLEVQGQKIQMGNMAVFDLGETVSFYSEEGSRSILLGGVPFPERRHLWWNFVSTSLERIEKAKLEWKQERFPAVPGETERIPLPEF
- a CDS encoding phosphatidylinositol-specific phospholipase C domain-containing protein — its product is MKTILTIFISFLLLGENLYANRGAVRENPIDVLERSPENKALTAQRKVQVSMNLPLNRALFFGTHDSYNSSAYRRNPSNQTYTITDQLRLGARYLELEVHWTNGRSGDKELLLCRGSNPNNHTGCYTYDLTLEAGLNEISQWIQKPENQNEVLILYFKDRFDGHVSEFMSKISSKLGSLLYRHQSRNCLNQSPSVIPKLGDMVKVNRRIFLTSNNCYNQEVSDSWGFYFRKDPFVSFQPSGFKGYPDCNFSRETYNSTLVRVYNDTIARNASDRGGSFTNSNIQSMLSCEVNLFGFDQFNADFAKQAVWSWDPATNQPLNREDQEHCVRIAANGRWSTHHCDMNLKFACKERDTGNWIVTSNRQGPWRDGSSACLFYSQSNLGRYQFAAPTTPYENKKLQDALISSGNSQTVWIDLTKKDGDNWGPDTTLEGYFSAP